In a single window of the Paenibacillus sp. MMS20-IR301 genome:
- a CDS encoding beta-L-arabinofuranosidase domain-containing protein, translated as MLSTIDKRNVKLLPGIFRERMSVNREYLMELDTQCLLQNFYLEAGIIIPGLQVVDNPETAKLHWGWEAPTCQLRGHFLGHWLSAAAAYVASERDMELKAKLDTIIAELARCQELNGGEWIGSIPEKYFEKLENNQHIWSPQYVMHKTIMGLTHAYIDAGNEQALQILDRLSDWYVRWIDAMLLKNPHAVYSGEEAGMLEIWAVLYDVTKNAKYMHLAERYWNPSLFRKLLEGKDALTNCHANASIPFSHGAAVLYEITGDEKWRQITELFWKNAVTDRGTYCTCGQNAGEFWQPPFMSGQFLGERNQEFCTVYNMVRTASYLYKWTGNTEYADYIEKNLYNGFLAQHNAQTGMPAYFLPLAAGSRKKWGSKTRDFWCCHGTMVQAQSMYNDLIYLEDAGAGKLIISQYIPSRMEYRRGGADVCIEQTTDMKYYNAQAFFDEQDDSQMSRWSLKFKITASVAESFTVLFRVPAWVKGSPVVHVNGQVISSPEINGGYLIVTGEWKDDTINIFFPSALVMEPLPDMPELAAVVDGPIVLAGLTDSDCGLAGESSLRRF; from the coding sequence TTGCTATCAACAATCGATAAACGGAATGTTAAGCTGCTGCCGGGGATATTCCGGGAGCGGATGAGCGTGAACAGAGAATACCTGATGGAGCTCGATACCCAGTGCCTGCTGCAAAACTTCTATCTGGAGGCGGGGATTATTATTCCCGGGCTGCAGGTAGTCGATAATCCGGAAACCGCGAAGCTCCACTGGGGCTGGGAAGCTCCCACTTGCCAGCTAAGAGGGCATTTCCTCGGCCACTGGCTCTCTGCTGCGGCTGCCTACGTTGCTTCTGAGCGTGATATGGAGCTGAAGGCCAAGCTGGATACAATCATCGCGGAGCTCGCGAGATGCCAGGAGCTGAACGGCGGGGAATGGATCGGGTCCATACCTGAGAAGTATTTCGAGAAGCTGGAGAACAATCAGCATATATGGTCTCCGCAATACGTAATGCACAAAACCATTATGGGGCTTACTCACGCATATATAGATGCCGGCAATGAACAGGCACTTCAAATATTGGACCGGCTGAGCGACTGGTATGTCCGCTGGATCGATGCGATGCTGCTGAAGAATCCTCATGCCGTGTACAGCGGTGAAGAGGCAGGAATGCTTGAAATATGGGCGGTCCTGTACGATGTTACCAAGAATGCGAAGTATATGCACCTGGCGGAGCGTTACTGGAATCCAAGCCTGTTCCGCAAGCTTCTGGAGGGTAAAGATGCGCTAACCAACTGTCATGCCAATGCAAGTATCCCGTTCTCGCATGGAGCGGCAGTGCTGTATGAAATAACCGGAGATGAGAAATGGCGGCAGATTACAGAGCTGTTCTGGAAGAATGCCGTAACCGACCGGGGGACTTATTGTACATGCGGACAAAACGCCGGCGAATTCTGGCAGCCCCCGTTCATGTCAGGGCAGTTCCTCGGTGAGCGGAATCAGGAGTTCTGCACAGTGTACAACATGGTCCGGACAGCTTCGTATCTGTACAAATGGACAGGCAATACAGAATATGCGGATTATATTGAAAAAAATCTGTACAACGGCTTCCTGGCCCAGCACAATGCACAGACAGGAATGCCCGCTTATTTTCTTCCCCTGGCTGCAGGGAGCCGTAAAAAGTGGGGCAGCAAAACAAGAGATTTCTGGTGCTGCCACGGGACCATGGTTCAGGCACAATCGATGTATAATGACTTAATATACTTAGAGGATGCCGGGGCAGGCAAGCTGATTATCAGCCAGTACATTCCATCGCGGATGGAGTATCGGCGCGGCGGAGCGGATGTATGTATTGAGCAGACTACGGATATGAAATACTATAATGCTCAAGCCTTCTTCGATGAGCAGGATGACAGTCAAATGTCGCGGTGGTCATTGAAATTCAAGATCACAGCTTCTGTAGCAGAATCATTCACTGTACTCTTCCGTGTGCCTGCTTGGGTTAAAGGTAGTCCTGTAGTCCATGTTAACGGGCAAGTGATCTCCTCACCGGAGATTAACGGCGGATACTTGATTGTTACGGGAGAATGGAAGGACGACACCATTAATATTTTCTTCCCGAGTGCACTCGTTATGGAACCGCTCCCTGACATGCCTGAGCTGGCAGCCGTAGTTGACGGGCCGATTGTCCTTGCCGGCCTTACGGACAGCGACTGCGGACTTGCAGGGGAGTCATCCCTTCGTAGGTTTTAA
- a CDS encoding EAL domain-containing protein has product MGSHEHDNVLVLISYLIAVVASYTVLDLTGRISRTHGRSRWIWLLFGAFAMGMGIWSMHFVGMMAMSFQTPVSYDLGIVLISVGIAMLASLLALLVVSRPKVPLLQLLGGACLFALGIVLMHYSGMYSMQVQIHYDPLYVVLSILIAFAASISALCLSAYFLQSGASGIVLKKAGSALIMGAAIAGMHYVGMLGVEIRTGVVPVRLFPSLNIIFDQKRLAYIISAGSLLTLILSLVGVYISRLFAHKESERLVNEKWYKSLYEHNQDGIISVDLEGRIIGINPAAIRIGGIDEQDFLFQKIGALLPLIAEEERKRIRLMFAAAFARGEEMKSETTLYIGEQERIEIAVLIAPVIVDEQVTGNYIIMRDITEDKRMKLKNQHMAFHDELTGLPNRRMLNHMLSKTIDTHLHEQKKFIVMIIDLDRFKIINDSVGHIYGDLTLQEMGRRLKNELKNEETILARMGGDEFAVLLPEYISEAHMKELAERMTRVIEVPYVVMDSEFHVTGSIGIAVYPEHGEDALHLLKNADIAMYEVKKNGKNGYLVFSDALKAQLQESMNLENDLRKALEREEFELYFQPQIRADQGSMVGVEALVRWNHPTRGLLAPGTFISVAEETGMIAELGYWVLHEACKQMKQWHEAGGPLISIGVNLSSRQFHQPNLVEQIQEILQDTGLSPEYLELEITESMMMDAMASIDILNQLTELGIRISLDDFGTGYSSFNYLKMFPIHKVKIDRSFVEHIAVNPNDRAIVSTMIAMARQLNMGVIAEGIETKAQLDIIIEQDCKDVQGYYYSKPLPADEVEQLFFVPQRLRESR; this is encoded by the coding sequence GTGGGGTCACATGAACATGATAATGTACTCGTCCTGATATCTTACCTGATCGCAGTTGTAGCCTCCTACACTGTGCTTGATCTTACCGGCAGAATCAGCAGGACTCACGGCAGAAGCCGCTGGATCTGGCTGTTATTTGGAGCATTTGCCATGGGAATGGGGATTTGGTCGATGCATTTTGTCGGTATGATGGCCATGTCCTTCCAGACCCCTGTATCGTATGATCTTGGAATTGTCTTAATCTCTGTAGGGATTGCCATGTTAGCATCGCTGCTGGCTCTGCTGGTGGTGTCCAGGCCCAAAGTACCCTTGCTGCAGCTGCTCGGAGGAGCATGCCTGTTCGCACTCGGTATAGTACTCATGCATTACAGCGGCATGTATTCAATGCAGGTGCAGATTCATTACGATCCATTGTACGTTGTTCTCTCCATACTAATTGCCTTTGCAGCTTCCATCTCAGCATTATGCTTATCCGCTTATTTCCTTCAGTCCGGAGCTTCAGGCATTGTCCTGAAGAAGGCTGGCAGTGCCCTCATTATGGGAGCAGCCATTGCAGGCATGCATTATGTAGGAATGTTAGGCGTAGAGATCAGAACAGGGGTCGTTCCGGTCCGGCTGTTTCCGTCATTAAACATCATCTTTGACCAGAAGCGGCTCGCCTATATCATCTCCGCCGGTAGCTTGCTGACGCTTATCCTGTCCCTGGTGGGCGTGTATATCTCAAGGCTGTTTGCCCATAAAGAATCTGAACGGCTGGTAAATGAGAAATGGTACAAGTCACTTTATGAGCATAATCAGGACGGCATTATCTCTGTAGATCTGGAGGGGCGGATTATCGGAATTAACCCTGCAGCTATCCGGATTGGCGGCATAGACGAGCAGGATTTCCTGTTTCAAAAGATTGGAGCATTGCTGCCCCTCATTGCAGAGGAGGAACGGAAGCGGATCAGACTGATGTTCGCAGCTGCCTTCGCCAGAGGGGAAGAGATGAAGAGTGAGACCACCCTGTACATTGGTGAACAGGAACGGATTGAAATCGCAGTATTGATTGCACCTGTCATTGTAGATGAACAGGTCACAGGAAACTACATCATCATGAGGGATATAACCGAGGACAAGCGGATGAAGCTGAAGAACCAGCACATGGCCTTTCATGATGAACTAACCGGACTGCCTAACCGCAGAATGCTGAACCATATGTTATCTAAGACGATAGATACCCATCTTCATGAGCAGAAGAAGTTCATTGTGATGATTATCGACCTTGACCGTTTCAAAATTATCAATGATTCCGTAGGACATATCTATGGTGATCTGACCTTGCAGGAAATGGGCAGAAGGCTCAAGAATGAACTGAAAAATGAAGAAACTATCCTGGCCCGAATGGGCGGAGACGAATTTGCTGTACTCCTTCCGGAATACATATCAGAAGCGCATATGAAAGAGCTGGCTGAGCGAATGACCCGGGTAATTGAAGTGCCTTATGTTGTAATGGATAGTGAGTTCCACGTAACCGGCAGCATCGGAATTGCGGTTTATCCTGAGCATGGCGAAGATGCTTTGCATCTGCTGAAGAATGCGGACATCGCCATGTATGAGGTGAAGAAGAATGGTAAGAACGGATATCTTGTATTCTCAGATGCGCTGAAGGCACAGCTGCAGGAAAGCATGAATCTGGAGAATGATCTGAGAAAAGCCCTGGAGCGTGAAGAGTTCGAGCTCTACTTCCAGCCGCAGATACGCGCTGATCAGGGAAGCATGGTCGGTGTGGAGGCCCTGGTCCGCTGGAATCATCCCACTAGGGGCTTGCTGGCTCCGGGGACATTCATTTCCGTGGCCGAAGAGACCGGCATGATTGCCGAGCTCGGGTATTGGGTGCTGCATGAAGCCTGTAAGCAGATGAAGCAGTGGCATGAGGCCGGAGGACCGCTTATTTCCATCGGGGTCAATCTGTCTTCACGGCAATTCCATCAGCCCAATCTGGTGGAACAGATCCAGGAAATCTTACAGGACACAGGCTTAAGCCCGGAATACCTGGAGCTGGAAATCACTGAAAGCATGATGATGGATGCCATGGCATCCATTGATATCCTCAATCAGCTGACAGAGCTGGGAATCCGCATCAGTCTGGATGATTTCGGAACAGGGTACAGCTCCTTTAACTACCTGAAGATGTTCCCCATTCACAAGGTGAAAATAGACCGCTCTTTTGTTGAGCATATAGCGGTTAACCCCAATGACAGAGCCATTGTCTCAACGATGATAGCCATGGCCAGACAATTGAATATGGGTGTTATTGCTGAAGGTATTGAGACCAAAGCCCAGCTCGACATTATCATTGAACAGGATTGCAAGGATGTGCAGGGCTATTATTACAGCAAGCCGTTACCGGCTGATGAAGTGGAGCAGTTATTTTTTGTGCCCCAGCGTCTGCGGGAGAGCAGATAA
- a CDS encoding AraC family transcriptional regulator has protein sequence MQLSNHIALWEQAAVKLIDMRQIEMAEGEFLHRYKVPASVFLLSVQGSAQVGLDQAEFACTGFQLLHGGKGAILDIVPTSKRFVYYILYYRAWIQQKEPFQNPFCITPDNPIALYNHMQVMHCKWNEPEERLNVKSHFYKFIHQVLQELHRGEPKMRQSSIAVQVITYIQEYYAEPVTLDSLAEVFNFSAYHLSSLFKEHTGVSPIDYLIRFRLEVASELLRTTEASVGEIAASVGYKDVYYFSRIFKKRRGVSPAHYRLRETERHKVAESPLNIPISSISENSEDQYIVNDNHYHNNAEKGELHMFKHAKSQSMAAMLLCGSLLLGACSNGTGTAQEQSNGNVNGNGSQAVAEESPQTRMISTPRGEVEVPAEPVKVAADQYMGHLLKLGIVPVGVRSFMLDEGWMEKADIPQETLDKIEDLGDFPMNLEKLTMLEPDLIIGSIEDYIDQYEKIGTTVFLPYWEELSTAGPLDKFRNVAHIFGKDQEAEAWIAEYEQKVADAKTKISGVIKEGETVSIIQFTEKAVYVLAATGGNYGSSTVYEMLELPATESAKKMSEGFEAISLEVLPEYLGDYIFVYNGDAGVTSSAMSSEIWQTVPAVKNGKVYLYGDNYHDEFVMEDPYSLELQLDTIVNLLLGGSK, from the coding sequence ATGCAGTTAAGTAATCACATCGCACTTTGGGAGCAGGCTGCAGTCAAGCTGATCGATATGCGGCAGATCGAAATGGCGGAAGGTGAGTTTCTTCATAGATACAAGGTACCCGCCAGTGTTTTTTTACTCTCCGTACAGGGAAGCGCGCAAGTGGGGCTGGATCAGGCTGAATTTGCATGCACAGGCTTTCAACTTCTCCATGGCGGAAAAGGGGCCATCCTGGATATTGTTCCAACAAGCAAGAGGTTTGTGTACTATATCCTTTATTACCGTGCATGGATCCAGCAAAAGGAGCCTTTCCAGAATCCATTTTGTATTACACCAGATAATCCTATTGCGCTGTATAACCATATGCAGGTGATGCACTGTAAATGGAACGAGCCGGAAGAACGGCTTAACGTGAAATCACACTTTTATAAATTTATCCATCAGGTATTGCAGGAGCTGCACAGAGGAGAGCCAAAGATGCGGCAGAGCAGTATTGCCGTGCAGGTAATTACTTATATTCAGGAGTATTATGCAGAGCCGGTCACATTAGATTCACTTGCAGAAGTTTTCAATTTCAGCGCCTATCATTTGTCCTCCTTATTCAAGGAGCATACCGGTGTTAGCCCGATCGACTATTTGATCCGCTTCCGGCTCGAAGTAGCATCAGAGCTGCTAAGAACAACTGAGGCTTCAGTCGGTGAAATTGCAGCAAGCGTTGGATATAAGGACGTATATTATTTCAGCCGGATTTTCAAAAAAAGAAGAGGCGTATCACCTGCCCATTACCGGTTAAGAGAGACAGAGCGGCACAAAGTTGCTGAAAGTCCATTAAACATCCCCATATCCTCTATTTCTGAAAATAGCGAAGATCAGTATATTGTAAATGATAATCATTATCACAATAATGCTGAAAAAGGGGAATTACATATGTTTAAACACGCAAAATCACAATCTATGGCAGCGATGCTGCTATGCGGCTCTCTGTTACTGGGTGCTTGCTCAAACGGGACGGGTACCGCGCAGGAGCAAAGCAACGGGAATGTGAATGGGAATGGGAGTCAAGCCGTAGCTGAAGAGAGTCCGCAGACCCGGATGATATCGACGCCCAGAGGAGAGGTGGAAGTGCCCGCAGAGCCGGTAAAAGTGGCAGCAGACCAATATATGGGGCATTTATTGAAATTAGGTATTGTACCTGTCGGGGTAAGATCGTTCATGCTGGACGAGGGCTGGATGGAGAAGGCGGATATCCCCCAGGAAACACTCGACAAGATCGAAGATCTGGGAGACTTCCCTATGAACCTGGAGAAGTTGACCATGCTTGAACCGGACCTTATTATCGGTTCGATTGAAGATTATATCGATCAATATGAGAAGATTGGCACCACTGTATTTCTTCCCTATTGGGAAGAGCTGTCAACGGCAGGCCCGCTGGATAAGTTCCGAAATGTAGCCCATATCTTCGGGAAAGACCAAGAAGCAGAAGCATGGATTGCAGAATACGAACAGAAGGTTGCCGATGCTAAGACCAAAATTTCCGGAGTCATTAAAGAAGGGGAAACCGTGTCTATCATTCAATTTACGGAAAAGGCCGTATATGTCTTAGCGGCAACTGGCGGCAATTATGGTTCTTCTACCGTATACGAAATGCTGGAGCTGCCGGCTACAGAAAGTGCCAAGAAGATGTCCGAGGGCTTCGAAGCGATCTCACTTGAAGTGCTTCCTGAATATTTAGGCGATTATATCTTTGTATATAATGGCGATGCCGGAGTTACAAGCAGCGCGATGAGCAGTGAAATATGGCAGACTGTACCCGCTGTGAAGAACGGCAAAGTATATTTGTACGGTGATAATTATCATGATGAGTTCGTAATGGAAGATCCCTATTCTTTGGAGCTGCAGCTGGATACGATAGTGAATCTGTTACTGGGCGGCAGCAAGTAA